The following proteins are encoded in a genomic region of Streptomyces sp. SLBN-31:
- a CDS encoding lysozyme — protein sequence MPVHRPNPLRPRRPFLAGLLLTALTLALAAPADAATTTPARGSAHMGMGVLAHDGQHGTPAPTAVTQTEGVDVSGHQGNVAWSTLWSSGVRWAYTKATEGTYYTNPYFAQQYNGSYNVGMIRGAYHFATPDTTSGATQANYFVDHGGGWSRDGKTLPGVLDIEWNPYGAACYGKSQSAMVSWIADFLNTYRSRTGRDAVIYTATSWWTDCTGNYGGFAANNPLWIARYASDPGTLPAGWGYYTMWQYTSSGPTVGDHDKFNGALDRVQALANG from the coding sequence ATGCCCGTGCACAGACCGAACCCCCTCCGCCCCCGGCGCCCCTTCCTCGCCGGCCTCCTGCTCACCGCCCTCACCCTCGCCCTGGCCGCCCCGGCCGACGCGGCGACCACCACCCCGGCCCGCGGCTCCGCCCACATGGGCATGGGCGTCCTCGCGCACGACGGGCAGCACGGCACCCCCGCGCCCACCGCCGTCACCCAGACCGAGGGCGTCGACGTCTCCGGTCACCAGGGCAACGTCGCCTGGTCGACCCTGTGGAGCAGCGGGGTCAGATGGGCCTACACCAAGGCGACCGAGGGGACGTACTACACCAACCCCTACTTCGCCCAGCAGTACAACGGCTCCTACAACGTCGGCATGATCCGCGGCGCGTACCACTTCGCCACGCCCGACACCACCAGCGGGGCGACCCAGGCCAACTACTTCGTCGACCACGGCGGCGGCTGGTCCCGCGACGGCAAGACCCTGCCCGGCGTCCTCGACATCGAGTGGAACCCGTACGGCGCCGCCTGCTACGGCAAGTCGCAGAGCGCGATGGTGAGCTGGATCGCCGACTTCCTGAACACCTACCGGTCGCGCACCGGCCGGGACGCCGTGATCTACACGGCCACGAGCTGGTGGACGGACTGCACCGGCAACTACGGTGGCTTCGCGGCGAACAACCCGCTGTGGATCGCCCGGTACGCCTCGGACCCGGGGACGCTGCCGGCCGGCTGGGGCTACTACACGATGTGGCAGTACACCTCGTCCGGTCCGACCGTCGGCGACCACGACAAGTTCAACGGCGCCCTGGACCGCGTACAGGCTCTCGCGAACGGCTGA